The following are encoded in a window of Streptomyces sp. 11x1 genomic DNA:
- a CDS encoding beta-galactosidase, which translates to MKRELKVPGIAYGGDYNPEQWPEEVWAEDVRLMREAGVNMVSVNIFAWALLEPREGEYDFTRLDKILALLHENGIAADLATPTAAPPAWFFVKHPEALPVDRDGRTLSYGSRQTFCPSSPAYREAALRIARALGERYADHPAVVMWHVHNEYGCHNGECHCDTSAAAFRVWLREKYGDDLAALNHAWGTTFWSQWYYDWDEIIPPRATGAVPNPTHQLDWRRFCSDALLSLCKAEREVLLEAAPATPATTNFMVMFNFDKLDYWRWAPELDIVSNDHYLQSTDPESQIDIALSGDLVRSLAGGSPWLLMEHSTGAVNWQPVNRAKTAGELRRNALSHVARGADGIAYFQWRAAKAGAEQWHSAMLPHAGTDSQIWRDVVRLGADLRSLAEVRGSTGVAEVAIAWDWNAWWAVELPSQPSGELRFQELIRAWYEPLWRSGVAVDFVRPDADLTSYKLVLAPSLYLVDDAGAANLTGFAEAGGTLAVGFHSGAVDENCHVRLGGYPGAFREALGVRTDELFPLLPGESVDLSDGGTASLWSERVALAGAEPITTYTSGPLTGVPAVTRHTHGSGTTWYLATRPDPTTLTSLLDRIRAEAGVEPVRTTPEGVEAAVRRGPDADYLFLINHGGTAAEVAISTDASELLTGKGITTNADSTTVRVEPGDVAVVREPR; encoded by the coding sequence ATGAAGCGCGAACTGAAGGTCCCCGGCATCGCCTACGGCGGTGACTACAACCCCGAGCAGTGGCCCGAGGAGGTCTGGGCCGAGGACGTACGCCTCATGCGTGAGGCGGGCGTGAACATGGTGAGCGTCAACATCTTCGCGTGGGCGCTCCTGGAGCCCCGTGAGGGCGAGTACGACTTCACCCGCCTCGACAAGATCCTCGCCCTGCTCCACGAGAACGGCATCGCCGCCGACCTGGCGACCCCGACGGCCGCCCCGCCGGCCTGGTTCTTCGTCAAGCACCCGGAGGCGCTGCCCGTCGACCGGGACGGCCGCACCCTCTCGTACGGCAGCCGGCAGACCTTCTGCCCGTCGAGCCCCGCCTACCGGGAGGCCGCGCTGCGGATCGCCCGCGCCCTGGGCGAGCGGTACGCCGACCACCCGGCCGTCGTCATGTGGCACGTCCACAACGAGTACGGCTGCCACAACGGCGAGTGCCACTGCGACACGAGCGCGGCGGCGTTCCGGGTCTGGCTGCGGGAGAAGTACGGCGACGACCTGGCGGCGCTCAACCACGCCTGGGGCACGACGTTCTGGAGCCAGTGGTACTACGACTGGGACGAGATCATCCCGCCCCGTGCGACGGGCGCGGTCCCGAACCCGACCCACCAGCTGGACTGGCGCCGCTTCTGCAGCGACGCGCTGCTGTCGCTGTGCAAGGCGGAGCGTGAGGTGCTGCTGGAGGCGGCCCCGGCCACCCCCGCCACCACCAACTTCATGGTGATGTTCAACTTCGACAAGCTCGACTACTGGCGCTGGGCGCCGGAGTTGGACATCGTCTCCAACGACCACTACCTCCAGTCGACGGACCCCGAGTCGCAGATCGACATCGCGCTCAGCGGCGACCTGGTGCGCTCCCTGGCGGGCGGCAGCCCGTGGCTGCTGATGGAACACTCCACCGGCGCGGTCAACTGGCAGCCGGTCAACCGGGCCAAGACGGCGGGGGAGCTGCGCCGCAACGCGCTCTCCCATGTGGCCCGGGGCGCCGACGGCATCGCGTACTTCCAGTGGCGGGCCGCCAAGGCCGGTGCCGAGCAGTGGCACTCGGCGATGCTGCCGCACGCGGGCACGGACAGCCAGATCTGGCGGGACGTCGTCCGACTGGGCGCGGATCTGCGGTCGTTGGCGGAGGTGCGGGGCAGCACGGGCGTCGCCGAGGTGGCGATCGCGTGGGACTGGAACGCGTGGTGGGCGGTGGAGCTGCCGTCCCAGCCGAGCGGTGAACTCCGCTTCCAGGAACTGATCCGCGCCTGGTACGAGCCGTTGTGGCGCTCGGGCGTGGCGGTGGACTTCGTCCGTCCCGACGCGGACCTCACCTCGTACAAGCTGGTGCTGGCGCCGAGCCTGTACCTGGTGGACGACGCGGGCGCCGCCAACCTGACCGGCTTCGCGGAGGCCGGCGGCACGCTGGCCGTCGGCTTCCACAGCGGCGCGGTGGACGAGAACTGCCATGTCCGGCTGGGCGGTTACCCGGGCGCGTTCCGCGAAGCCCTGGGCGTCCGCACGGACGAACTCTTCCCGCTGCTGCCGGGGGAGTCGGTGGACCTGAGCGACGGCGGTACGGCTTCCCTCTGGTCGGAACGGGTCGCCCTGGCAGGCGCCGAGCCGATCACGACGTACACCTCTGGGCCCCTGACGGGCGTACCGGCGGTCACCCGCCACACCCACGGCTCGGGCACGACCTGGTACCTGGCCACCCGCCCGGACCCGACGACCCTGACGTCCCTGCTCGACCGGATCCGCGCCGAGGCGGGCGTGGAGCCGGTCCGGACGACCCCGGAAGGTGTGGAGGCGGCGGTGCGCCGGGGCCCCGACGCGGACTACCTCTTCCTGATCAACCACGGTGGGACGGCGGCCGAGGTCGCGATCTCCACGGACGCGTCCGAACTGCTGACGGGCAAGGGCATCACCACGAACGCCGACTCGACAACGGTACGGGTGGAGCCCGGGGACGTGGCGGTCGTCCGCGAACCACGCTGA
- a CDS encoding sugar ABC transporter permease produces the protein MTSSKEALAHSAASAETAPGDEPGAVRGAQGRGTPPTGTDSWRSRLYRWDMKASPYVFISPFFLIFGAFSLVPLLYTGWYSLHSVQLADLDNQTWVGLDNYQNLLSSDFFWNSLWVTFTIGVIATVPQLMVAIGIAHLLNYRLRGSTVWRVIMLTPYATSVAAATLVFVLLFSWDGGMVNWLLDFIGIDPVNWRESDWGAKFAVSTIVIWRWTGYNALIYLAAMQAIPSDLYESASIDGANRWQQFIHVTIPQLRPTILFTAVVSTIGATQLFGEPLLFGGADGSKGGSEHQYQTLGLYMYDQGFMIGNLGKASAIAWSMFLILLIVAAINLLITRRLRKSP, from the coding sequence GTGACCAGCTCCAAAGAGGCACTCGCGCATTCCGCGGCGAGCGCCGAGACCGCGCCCGGCGATGAGCCGGGCGCGGTCCGGGGCGCTCAGGGGCGCGGTACGCCGCCGACCGGCACCGACTCATGGCGCAGCCGGCTGTACCGCTGGGACATGAAGGCATCCCCGTACGTCTTCATCTCCCCCTTCTTCCTGATCTTCGGGGCGTTCTCGCTCGTCCCGCTGCTCTACACCGGCTGGTACTCGCTGCACAGCGTGCAGCTGGCCGACCTGGACAACCAGACCTGGGTGGGCCTGGACAACTACCAGAACCTGCTGTCCTCGGACTTCTTCTGGAACTCCCTGTGGGTCACCTTCACCATCGGCGTGATCGCGACCGTGCCCCAGCTGATGGTGGCGATCGGTATCGCGCACCTGCTCAACTACCGGCTGCGCGGCTCGACCGTGTGGCGGGTCATCATGCTGACCCCGTACGCCACGTCGGTGGCGGCGGCCACGCTCGTGTTCGTGCTGCTGTTCTCGTGGGACGGCGGCATGGTCAACTGGCTGCTCGACTTCATCGGGATCGACCCCGTCAACTGGCGTGAATCCGACTGGGGTGCGAAGTTCGCGGTCTCCACGATCGTGATCTGGCGGTGGACCGGCTACAACGCGCTGATCTACCTCGCGGCGATGCAGGCGATCCCCTCCGACCTGTACGAGTCGGCCTCCATCGACGGGGCGAACCGCTGGCAGCAGTTCATCCATGTGACGATCCCGCAGCTGCGGCCGACGATCCTGTTCACGGCGGTCGTCTCCACGATCGGCGCGACCCAGCTCTTCGGTGAGCCCCTGCTGTTCGGCGGGGCCGACGGCTCCAAGGGCGGATCCGAGCACCAGTACCAGACGCTCGGCCTGTACATGTACGACCAGGGATTCATGATCGGAAACCTCGGCAAGGCGTCCGCCATCGCCTGGTCGATGTTCCTGATCCTGCTGATCGTGGCCGCGATCAACCTGCTGATCACCCGACGGCTGAGGAAGTCCCCATGA
- a CDS encoding carbohydrate ABC transporter permease, giving the protein MSTTVETTTAPAAGARKERTPVRPARILLHLFLAGMALAWLAPLLWALYAAMRPYGETSEKGYVSWPDTLGFDNFTNAFTQSDMTHYFVNTLIIAVPAVLLTLFLSSMVAFYVSRFDFRVNLFLLLVFTAGNLLPQQVIITPLYRMYLLIDLPGITMSGKLYDSALGLVLIHVAFQSGFCAFVLSNYMRSLPHELTEAALVDGASVWRLYWQIVLPLCKPAMAALATLLSIWIYNDFFWALVLISTGENMPITSALNNLSGQYFTDPNLVAAGALLTAIPTLIVYFALQRQFVSGLTLGANKG; this is encoded by the coding sequence ATGAGCACCACCGTCGAGACCACCACCGCGCCCGCCGCCGGGGCCCGCAAGGAGCGCACGCCCGTCCGCCCCGCCCGGATCCTGCTGCACCTGTTCCTGGCCGGTATGGCCCTGGCCTGGCTCGCGCCGCTGCTGTGGGCGCTGTACGCGGCCATGCGCCCCTACGGGGAGACATCCGAGAAGGGCTACGTCTCCTGGCCCGACACCCTCGGCTTCGACAATTTCACGAACGCGTTCACCCAGTCGGACATGACGCACTACTTCGTGAACACCCTGATCATCGCCGTCCCCGCGGTGCTGCTCACCCTGTTCCTGTCGTCGATGGTGGCCTTCTACGTCAGCCGCTTCGACTTCCGCGTCAACCTCTTCCTGCTCCTGGTCTTCACCGCCGGCAACCTCCTGCCGCAGCAGGTCATCATCACCCCGCTGTACCGGATGTACCTGCTCATCGACCTGCCCGGCATCACCATGAGCGGCAAACTGTACGACTCCGCCCTCGGACTCGTCCTCATCCACGTGGCCTTCCAGTCCGGGTTCTGCGCCTTCGTGCTGAGCAACTACATGCGCTCCCTGCCGCACGAACTGACCGAGGCCGCGCTGGTCGACGGGGCGTCGGTGTGGCGGCTGTACTGGCAGATCGTGCTCCCGCTGTGCAAGCCCGCGATGGCCGCCCTGGCGACCCTGCTGTCCATCTGGATCTACAACGACTTCTTCTGGGCCCTGGTCCTGATCTCCACCGGCGAGAACATGCCGATCACCTCGGCCCTGAACAACCTCTCCGGGCAGTACTTCACCGACCCCAACCTCGTCGCCGCCGGCGCCCTGCTCACCGCCATCCCCACGCTGATCGTGTACTTCGCACTCCAGCGCCAGTTCGTCAGCGGCCTCACCCTCGGCGCCAACAAGGGCTGA
- a CDS encoding GH1 family beta-glucosidase, whose amino-acid sequence MPEPVNPATPVTFPPAFLWGAATSAYQIEGAVREDGRTPSIWDTFSHTPGKTAGGETGDIAVDHYHRYRDDVAMMADLGLNSYRFSISWSRVQPTGRGPAIQRGLDFYRRLVDELLEKGIKPAVTLYHWDLPQELEDAGGWPERDVVHRFAEYARIVGAALGDRVEQWITLNEPWCTAFLGYGSGVHAPGRTDPVASLRAAHHLNVAHGLGVAALRSVMPSRNAIAVSLNSSVVRPITNSPEDVAAARKIDDLANGVFHGPMLHGAYPETLFAATSSLTDWSFVQDGDVATANQPLDALGLNYYTPTLVGAADADLKGPRADGHGASAHSPWPGADDVLFHQTPGERTEMGWTIDPTGLHELIMRYAREAPGLPMYVTENGAAYDDKMDSDGRVHDPERIAYLHGHLRAVRRAIAEGADVRGYYLWSLMDNFEWAYGYGKRFGAVYVDYATLTRTPKSSAYWYAQAAKTGALPPLVPTSA is encoded by the coding sequence ATGCCTGAACCCGTGAACCCGGCCACCCCGGTGACCTTTCCTCCCGCCTTCCTCTGGGGCGCGGCCACCTCCGCCTACCAGATCGAGGGAGCGGTGCGGGAGGACGGCCGTACGCCCTCCATCTGGGACACCTTCAGCCACACCCCGGGCAAGACCGCCGGTGGCGAGACCGGTGACATCGCTGTCGACCACTACCACCGCTACCGCGACGACGTGGCGATGATGGCCGACCTGGGCCTCAACTCGTACCGCTTCTCCATCTCCTGGTCGCGGGTGCAGCCGACGGGCCGTGGCCCCGCGATCCAGCGCGGCCTGGACTTCTACCGGCGGCTGGTCGACGAGCTGCTGGAGAAGGGCATCAAGCCGGCCGTGACCCTCTACCACTGGGACCTGCCCCAGGAGTTGGAGGACGCGGGCGGCTGGCCCGAGCGGGACGTCGTGCACCGGTTCGCCGAGTACGCGCGGATCGTGGGCGCGGCGCTGGGCGACCGCGTCGAGCAGTGGATCACGCTCAACGAGCCGTGGTGCACCGCGTTCCTGGGCTACGGCTCCGGGGTGCACGCGCCGGGCCGTACGGATCCGGTGGCGTCGCTGCGCGCGGCCCACCACCTGAACGTGGCGCACGGGCTGGGTGTCGCGGCCCTCCGCTCGGTGATGCCGTCCCGCAACGCGATCGCGGTGAGCCTGAACTCGTCGGTGGTACGGCCGATCACGAACTCCCCCGAGGACGTGGCGGCGGCGCGGAAGATCGACGACCTGGCCAACGGTGTCTTCCACGGTCCGATGCTGCACGGCGCGTACCCCGAGACCCTGTTCGCCGCGACCTCGTCGCTGACGGACTGGTCGTTCGTGCAGGACGGTGACGTGGCGACGGCCAACCAGCCGTTGGACGCGCTGGGGTTGAACTACTACACGCCCACGCTGGTGGGCGCGGCGGACGCGGACCTGAAGGGCCCGCGTGCGGACGGTCACGGGGCGAGCGCGCACTCGCCGTGGCCGGGCGCGGACGACGTCCTGTTCCACCAGACCCCGGGCGAGCGCACGGAGATGGGCTGGACCATCGACCCGACGGGCCTGCACGAGCTGATCATGCGGTACGCGCGGGAGGCTCCGGGGCTGCCGATGTACGTGACGGAGAACGGGGCCGCGTACGACGACAAGATGGACTCCGACGGCCGCGTCCACGACCCCGAGCGCATCGCCTACCTCCACGGCCACCTGCGCGCGGTCCGCCGCGCGATCGCCGAGGGGGCGGACGTCCGCGGCTACTACCTCTGGTCCCTCATGGACAACTTCGAGTGGGCGTACGGGTACGGGAAGCGGTTCGGTGCCGTGTACGTCGACTACGCGACCCTCACCCGTACGCCGAAGTCGAGCGCCTACTGGTACGCCCAGGCGGCGAAGACGGGCGCCCTGCCGCCGCTGGTGCCGACCTCGGCGTAA
- a CDS encoding carbohydrate ABC transporter permease, translating into MTTSELTRPGATKRAPETKATRRRVMGAGRQMHAGPLTYVVLTVFAVGSLAPLVWTAIAASRTNQRLAEAPPPLWFGGNLFKNLETAWEQAGLGTAMLNTTLVAGTITVGTVLFSTLAGFAFAKLRFRFSSVLLLLTIGTMMIPPQLAVVPLYLWMSDLNWSNQLQTVILPTLVSAFGTFFMRQYLVQALPSELIEAARVDGASSVRIVWHVVFPAARPAMAVLGLLTFVMAWNDFLWPILALNQQNPTVQVALNALGTGYIPDQSVIMAGALLGTLPLLIAFLLFGKQIVGGIMQGAIKG; encoded by the coding sequence ATGACCACGAGCGAACTGACCCGCCCCGGGGCGACGAAGCGGGCCCCGGAGACGAAGGCCACGCGCCGCCGGGTGATGGGCGCTGGCAGGCAGATGCACGCGGGGCCGCTCACCTACGTCGTCCTGACCGTCTTCGCCGTGGGCTCGCTCGCACCGCTGGTGTGGACGGCGATCGCGGCCTCGCGCACCAACCAGCGGCTCGCCGAGGCCCCGCCGCCCCTGTGGTTCGGCGGGAACCTGTTCAAGAACCTGGAGACCGCCTGGGAGCAGGCCGGGCTCGGCACGGCGATGCTCAACACCACGCTCGTGGCCGGCACGATCACGGTCGGTACGGTGCTGTTCTCCACGCTCGCCGGGTTCGCCTTCGCCAAGCTGCGGTTCCGGTTCTCCAGCGTCCTGCTGCTGCTGACCATCGGCACGATGATGATCCCGCCGCAGCTGGCGGTGGTCCCCCTGTACCTGTGGATGAGCGACCTGAACTGGTCCAACCAGCTGCAGACGGTCATCCTGCCCACGCTGGTCAGCGCCTTCGGTACGTTCTTCATGCGGCAGTACCTGGTCCAGGCGCTGCCCTCCGAACTGATCGAGGCGGCACGGGTCGACGGCGCGAGCAGTGTGCGGATCGTGTGGCACGTCGTGTTCCCGGCAGCGCGGCCGGCGATGGCGGTGCTCGGACTGCTGACGTTCGTGATGGCCTGGAACGACTTCCTGTGGCCGATCCTCGCGCTGAACCAGCAGAACCCCACGGTCCAGGTGGCCCTCAACGCCCTCGGCACCGGCTACATCCCCGACCAGTCGGTGATCATGGCGGGTGCGCTGCTCGGCACGCTGCCGCTGCTGATCGCCTTCCTCCTGTTCGGCAAGCAGATCGTGGGCGGCATCATGCAGGGCGCGATCAAGGGGTGA
- a CDS encoding sugar ABC transporter permease, whose product MTTTPTESPEAATPPPGSGPAAKTATTATKVPQGHRRLLTRHDRLTLGLMAGLPTFLHVALVWVTALASIALAFTTWDGIGFDSIKWVGLHNFEELFSNNPQFWPAVEHNIVWFVALILIPTPLGLFLAVQLDKQIRFSRVYQTAFFLPVVMSLAVIGFVWQLIYNPDTGLINSLIGANEPGHYIDWIGDPDLNLWAILVAASWRHTGYMMILYLAGLKGVDPSLREASALDGANEWQTFKNVIFPTLRPTNTVVLVVTIIEALRAFDLVFVFNKGAEGTELLSILVTNNIIGESSRIGYGSAIAVVLLVISLAVIIPYLIATFRKERRA is encoded by the coding sequence ATGACGACCACCCCCACCGAGAGCCCGGAGGCGGCCACGCCGCCTCCGGGCTCCGGCCCTGCCGCAAAGACCGCCACGACCGCCACGAAGGTGCCCCAGGGCCACCGGCGGCTCCTGACCCGCCATGACCGGCTCACGCTGGGGTTGATGGCGGGTCTTCCGACCTTCCTGCATGTCGCCCTGGTGTGGGTGACGGCGCTGGCCTCGATCGCGCTGGCCTTCACCACCTGGGACGGCATCGGCTTCGACTCCATCAAGTGGGTCGGGCTGCACAACTTCGAGGAACTGTTCAGCAACAACCCGCAGTTCTGGCCCGCCGTCGAGCACAACATCGTCTGGTTCGTGGCGCTGATCCTGATCCCCACACCGCTGGGCCTGTTCCTGGCCGTGCAGCTGGACAAGCAGATCCGCTTCAGCCGCGTCTACCAGACCGCGTTCTTCCTGCCGGTGGTGATGTCGCTGGCGGTCATCGGCTTCGTCTGGCAGCTGATCTACAACCCCGACACCGGCCTGATCAACAGCCTCATCGGCGCCAACGAGCCCGGCCACTACATCGACTGGATCGGCGACCCGGACCTGAACCTGTGGGCCATCCTCGTCGCCGCGTCCTGGCGCCACACCGGCTACATGATGATCCTCTACCTGGCCGGCCTCAAGGGCGTCGACCCCTCGCTGCGCGAGGCCTCCGCCCTGGACGGCGCGAACGAGTGGCAGACGTTCAAGAACGTCATCTTCCCCACCCTGCGCCCCACCAACACCGTCGTCCTGGTCGTCACCATCATCGAGGCCCTGCGCGCCTTCGACCTCGTCTTCGTCTTCAACAAGGGCGCCGAAGGCACCGAGCTGCTGTCGATCCTGGTCACCAACAACATCATCGGAGAGTCCAGCCGCATCGGCTACGGCTCGGCCATCGCCGTCGTCCTGCTGGTCATCTCCCTCGCCGTGATCATCCCGTACCTGATCGCGACCTTCCGCAAGGAGCGGCGCGCATGA
- a CDS encoding ABC transporter substrate-binding protein: MRARTRTARNTVVLAAVAALGAGLLAGCSEDPDDGTSNEGGGSSGGKTTLTVGTFGVFGYKQAGLYDEYMKQNPDIVIKENVTTKTSVYWPKTLTRLQAGSGTDDIQAIEIGNVTEAVQTQGDKFVDLGKEVDKSQWLDWKNQQATTKDGKLIGLGTDIGPMAICYRKDLFEKAGLETDRTKLAEQWKGDWSKYVDLGKEYMKKAPSGTKYVDSASSVYNAALGGATERYYDKDGNAIWDKSTGVKDAWDAAMSVATSDMSAKLKQFEAPWDQGYAKGSFATVACPAWMIGYIQEKSGDAGKGKWDVAAAPTAANWGGAFIGVPTASKHQKEAIALAKWLTAPEQQAKVFAKQASFPSTPSAYPTLKPSPDTTSYFSDAPLTQIFSDSAKTIPVQQFGIKDQPIGTAIADIGIVQVEQKGKSPEEGWEAASKEIKDVLGQ; encoded by the coding sequence ATGCGAGCACGTACCCGAACCGCCCGCAACACGGTGGTCCTGGCAGCCGTCGCCGCCCTGGGCGCCGGGCTACTGGCCGGCTGTTCCGAGGACCCGGACGACGGCACGTCGAACGAGGGCGGCGGCAGCAGCGGGGGCAAGACCACGCTGACGGTCGGCACCTTCGGTGTCTTCGGCTACAAGCAGGCCGGCCTGTACGACGAGTACATGAAGCAGAACCCGGACATCGTCATCAAGGAGAACGTCACCACCAAGACGTCGGTGTACTGGCCCAAGACGCTCACCCGGCTGCAGGCCGGCTCCGGCACCGACGACATCCAGGCGATCGAGATCGGCAACGTCACCGAGGCCGTGCAGACGCAGGGCGACAAGTTCGTCGACCTCGGCAAGGAGGTCGACAAGTCGCAGTGGCTGGACTGGAAGAACCAGCAGGCCACGACCAAGGACGGCAAGCTCATCGGGCTCGGCACCGACATCGGTCCGATGGCGATCTGCTACCGCAAGGACCTGTTCGAGAAGGCCGGCCTGGAGACGGACCGCACCAAGCTCGCCGAGCAGTGGAAGGGCGACTGGAGCAAGTACGTCGACCTCGGCAAGGAGTACATGAAGAAGGCGCCCTCGGGCACCAAGTACGTGGACTCGGCCTCCTCGGTCTACAACGCGGCCCTCGGTGGCGCGACCGAGCGCTACTACGACAAGGACGGCAACGCCATCTGGGACAAGTCCACGGGTGTGAAGGACGCCTGGGACGCGGCCATGTCCGTGGCGACCAGCGACATGTCGGCGAAGCTGAAGCAGTTCGAGGCGCCCTGGGACCAGGGATACGCCAAGGGCTCCTTCGCCACGGTGGCCTGCCCGGCATGGATGATCGGCTACATCCAGGAGAAGTCCGGTGACGCCGGCAAGGGCAAGTGGGACGTGGCGGCGGCGCCGACCGCGGCCAACTGGGGCGGCGCGTTCATCGGTGTGCCGACGGCGAGCAAGCACCAGAAGGAGGCCATCGCACTGGCGAAGTGGCTGACCGCTCCCGAGCAGCAGGCCAAGGTCTTCGCCAAGCAGGCCAGCTTCCCGTCGACCCCGTCGGCGTACCCGACCCTCAAGCCGAGCCCCGACACCACCTCGTACTTCTCCGACGCGCCGCTGACGCAGATCTTCTCCGACTCGGCGAAGACGATCCCGGTGCAGCAGTTCGGCATCAAGGACCAGCCGATCGGCACCGCGATCGCCGACATCGGCATCGTGCAGGTCGAGCAGAAGGGCAAGAGCCCTGAGGAGGGCTGGGAGGCCGCCAGCAAGGAGATCAAGGACGTGCTCGGCCAGTGA
- a CDS encoding alpha-galactosidase, with translation MHHPFTPVVSVPVDTSTARVHEEGWQSWSPSGSYALDATPYRPTNDNWATVCYRPGVTAPAGTFQGEGLLALDPGDGSPVRLWAAPDPVREVPSVRLVVRDGIAEVSADGPVKEWTGTDIQAVLGEWAAGLGLAAPRPAPTVWCSWYEYFTSVTEDDIHENLRAMDTLDLPIDVVQIDDGYQNALGDWLSLSGRFRSRAGIAEVIRARGRRAGIWTAPFLVDPASTLAAEHPEWLVRDDNGGFTHAGRNWGHDLYVLDTTHPEAAAYLTEVFTTLRAEGYDYFKVDFLYAGALDGVRHADVDALTAYRSGIELIRSAIGPDAYLLGCGAPILPSIGLFDAMRVSPDTAPHRRSEADDHSQPGQDAAEFTGAGRQWQHGRLWVNDPDCLMARPAVETRERWAAHVEATGGLMGSSDRLLSLDTWGVETTRRLLTKGLEAAE, from the coding sequence GTGCACCACCCCTTCACCCCCGTGGTCTCCGTGCCCGTGGACACCAGTACGGCACGGGTCCACGAGGAGGGCTGGCAGTCCTGGAGCCCCAGCGGCTCCTACGCCCTCGACGCGACCCCGTACCGTCCGACCAACGACAACTGGGCGACCGTCTGCTACCGCCCCGGGGTCACCGCCCCAGCCGGCACCTTCCAGGGCGAGGGCCTGCTGGCCCTCGACCCGGGCGACGGCTCACCGGTCCGCCTGTGGGCCGCCCCCGACCCCGTGCGCGAGGTCCCGTCCGTCCGCCTGGTGGTCCGGGACGGGATCGCCGAGGTCAGCGCCGACGGCCCGGTGAAGGAGTGGACCGGCACGGACATCCAGGCGGTGCTGGGCGAGTGGGCGGCGGGCCTCGGCCTCGCGGCCCCCCGCCCGGCCCCCACCGTCTGGTGCTCCTGGTACGAGTACTTCACCTCCGTCACCGAGGACGACATCCACGAGAACCTCCGTGCGATGGACACCCTCGACCTGCCCATCGACGTCGTCCAGATCGACGACGGCTACCAGAACGCCCTGGGCGACTGGCTCAGCCTCTCCGGCCGCTTCCGCTCCCGCGCGGGCATCGCGGAGGTCATCCGGGCGAGGGGCCGCCGCGCGGGCATCTGGACGGCCCCCTTCCTCGTCGACCCGGCGAGCACCCTGGCCGCCGAGCACCCCGAGTGGCTGGTGCGCGACGACAACGGCGGCTTCACCCACGCCGGCCGCAACTGGGGCCACGACCTGTACGTCCTCGACACCACCCACCCCGAGGCGGCGGCCTACCTCACCGAGGTCTTCACCACCCTGCGCGCCGAGGGCTACGACTACTTCAAGGTCGACTTCCTGTACGCGGGCGCGCTGGACGGCGTACGCCACGCCGACGTGGACGCGCTCACCGCGTACCGCTCCGGGATCGAACTGATCCGCTCCGCCATCGGCCCCGACGCCTACCTCCTGGGCTGCGGCGCACCGATCCTCCCCTCCATCGGCCTGTTCGACGCGATGCGGGTCAGCCCCGACACGGCCCCGCATCGCCGCTCGGAGGCCGACGACCACAGCCAGCCCGGCCAGGACGCCGCCGAGTTCACGGGCGCGGGCCGCCAGTGGCAGCATGGCCGCCTCTGGGTGAACGACCCCGACTGCCTGATGGCCCGCCCCGCCGTGGAGACCCGTGAGCGCTGGGCGGCCCATGTCGAGGCGACGGGCGGCCTGATGGGGTCCAGCGACCGACTGCTGTCGCTCGACACCTGGGGCGTGGAGACGACCCGCCGACTGCTGACCAAGGGCCTGGAGGCCGCCGAATGA
- a CDS encoding GNAT family N-acetyltransferase has product MLDRLVLGTLHADRRGDYRALVPTLHDPDRHKYVAVAETDGLIAGHVAWQADPARHHGEITLLAADERHRGDGTGTALCEHAFADLCARGTERAVGER; this is encoded by the coding sequence GTGCTCGACAGGCTCGTCCTCGGCACGCTGCACGCCGACCGGCGTGGCGACTACCGCGCGCTCGTCCCCACCCTGCACGACCCCGACCGGCACAAGTACGTCGCGGTCGCCGAGACCGACGGCCTGATCGCCGGCCACGTCGCCTGGCAGGCCGACCCCGCCCGCCACCACGGCGAGATCACCCTGCTCGCCGCGGACGAACGCCACCGCGGCGACGGCACCGGCACCGCCCTGTGCGAGCACGCCTTCGCCGACCTGTGCGCCCGGGGCACGGAACGCGCGGTAGGTGAGCGGTGA
- a CDS encoding NUDIX domain-containing protein — MTLLVAAVIVHDRDAGRVALLQRGENARFARGRWHLPVGKSEPGEPITRTAVRELYEETGLTVTPEALEVVHLVHAARGVDAPDGFLTVVFATREWSGELENREPHKHAQVRWTDTGALPDDFVEGDAAALHGYLDGGPRLSLHDWE; from the coding sequence ATGACTTTGCTGGTCGCCGCCGTCATCGTCCACGACCGGGACGCGGGGCGGGTCGCGCTCCTCCAGCGGGGCGAGAACGCCAGGTTCGCGCGGGGGAGATGGCATCTGCCGGTCGGCAAGAGCGAGCCCGGGGAGCCGATCACCCGGACCGCCGTGCGCGAGCTGTACGAGGAGACCGGGCTGACCGTGACACCCGAGGCGCTGGAGGTCGTGCACCTCGTCCACGCGGCCCGGGGCGTCGACGCACCCGACGGCTTCCTCACCGTCGTCTTCGCCACCCGCGAGTGGAGCGGAGAGCTGGAGAACCGGGAACCCCACAAACACGCCCAGGTCCGCTGGACCGACACCGGCGCGCTCCCCGATGACTTCGTGGAGGGCGACGCGGCCGCACTGCACGGCTATCTCGACGGCGGACCACGGCTGTCCCTGCACGACTGGGAGTAA